The Cervus elaphus chromosome 21, mCerEla1.1, whole genome shotgun sequence genome window below encodes:
- the LOC122679573 gene encoding LOW QUALITY PROTEIN: transcriptional adapter 3-like (The sequence of the model RefSeq protein was modified relative to this genomic sequence to represent the inferred CDS: substituted 1 base at 1 genomic stop codon) produces the protein MSELKDCPLQFHDFKSVDHLKVCPRYTAVLAHPEDDGIGIEELDTLQLELETLLSSASRRLRVLEAETQILTDWQDKKGDRRFLKLGRDHELGAPPKHGKPKKQELEGKAGHGPGPGPGQPKSKNLXPKIQEYEFTDDPIDVPCIAKNDAPNRFWASVEPYCADSTNEEVRTLEELLKPPEDEAEHYKIPPLGKHYSQRWAQEDVLEEQKDGARAAAVADKKKGLMGPLTELDTKDVDALLKKSEAQHEQPEDGCPFGALTQRLLQALVEENIFSPMEDSSIPDMSGKESGADGASTSPRNQNKPFSVPHTKSLESRIKEELIAQGLLESEDRPTEDSEDEVLAELRNWQAELKALSAHNRTKKHHLLRLGKEEVSRQELRQRVRMADNEVMDAFRKIMAAWQKKRTPTKKEKDQAWKTLKKRESILKLLDR, from the coding sequence ATGAGTGAGCTGAAGGACTGCCCCTTGCAGTTCCACGACTTCAAGTCTGTGGACCACCTGAAGGTCTGTCCCCGCTACACAGCGGTGTTGGCGCACCCTGAGGATGACGGCATCGGCATTGAGGAGCTGGACACCCTGCAGCTGGAGCTTGAGACCCTGCTCTCCTCTGCCAGCCGGCGCCTGCGGGTGCTTGAGGCTGAAACCCAGATCCTCACTGACTGGCAGGATAAGAAAGGTGACCGACGATTCCTGAAGCTGGGTCGAGACCATGAGCTTGGAGCTCCCCCCAaacatgggaagcccaagaagcagGAACTGGAAGGGAAGGCGGGACAtgggcctggccctggccctgggcaACCCAAATCCAAAAACCTTTAGCCCAAGATCCAGGAATATGAATTCACTGATGACCCAATTGATGTGCCATGTATCGCCAAGAATGACGCCCCCAACAGATTCTGGGCTTCGGTGGAGCCATACTGTGCTGATAGCACCAATGAGGAAGTGCGCACGCTAGAGGAGCTACTGAAACCCCCAGAAGATGAGGCTGAACATTACAAGATTCCGCCCCTGGGGAAGCACTACTCCCAGCGCTGGGCACAGGAGGACGTGCTGGAGGAGCAGAAGGACGGGGCCCGGGCAGCAGCCGTGGCTGACAAGAAGAAAGGCCTCATGGGGCCCCTGACCGAACTGGACACTAAAGATGTGGATGCCCTGCTGAAGAAGTCTGAGGCCCAGCATGAGCAGCCAGAAGACGGGTGTCCCTTTGGTGCCCTGACACAGCGCCTGCTGCAGGCCTTGgtggaggaaaatattttttcccccatggaGGACTCTTCTATTCCAGACATGTCTGGGAAAGAATCGGGGGCGGATGGGGCAAGCACCTCTCCCCGCAATCAGAACAAGCCCTTCAGCGTGCCGCATACTAAGTCCTTGGAGAGCCGCATCAAGGAGGAGCTGATCGCCCAGGGCCTGCTGGAATCTGAGGACCGCCCCACAGAGGACTCGGAGGACGAGGTTCTGGCGGAGCTGCGCAACTGGCAGGCTGAGCTGAAGGCGCTCAGTGCCCACAACCGCACCAAGAAGCACCACCTGctgaggctggggaaggaggaagtgAGCCGGCAGGAGCTGAGGCAGCGGGTCCGCATGGCAGACAATGAGGTCATGGATGCCTTCCGCAAGATCATGGCTGCCTGGCAGAAGAAACGGACCCCCACTAAGAAGGAGAAAGACCAAGCTTGGAAGACTCTGAAGAAGCGTGAGAGCATCCTGAAGCTGCTGGACAGGTAG